One stretch of Hydrogenovibrio kuenenii DSM 12350 DNA includes these proteins:
- the rsxC gene encoding electron transport complex subunit RsxC, producing the protein MKISLLKFIANIYPMAKRGLYRFSGGVFPRYNKSLSKQHPVHKTFIPDELILPLHQHVGVETEPKVQVGDKVLKNQCLAESKKGLSAPVHAPTSGEIIAIENRTLPHPSGLSGLCIVLKPDFKDEAIDNILKVDGNTPATPKELKEIVYRAGIVGMGGAGFPTFAKIPDEKGKIHTLLVNGAECEPFITCDDILMQTNPKDIIQGALIVAESLGCERIICGIEDNKPEAIECMQSAVEELDNPSLVEIQPVPTVYPMGGQKQLTQQLTGIEVPAHAHAVDIGLLMMNVATFAAIHHAVRHGKPLTSRYVTVSGLGLNQPYNIEALIGTSFDALVELAEPKAKLDFPLIQGGPMMGFEMPNNHVPVIKTTNCILANPPEPSEMVMPCIRCGECMDACPINLLPQQLYWHSRSHEFEKAEKLNLFDCIECGCCSFVCPSHIPLVQYYRFAKGEVKKNKQEAFATQHAKERHEAKLAREARIKQEREAKLKAKKEAVKRKAASETEQPEEKKAPSSAAAAAARAAAARKKAAQKNTTTENEIAETSQEQTPTSAPMSAREKAIAAAKKRAQAAANKPEKTQSSAPSETNTEAAPISAREKAIAAAKKRAQSAAQKANKEDAVEAESQSNKTEPTTDAPEIDAKTRARQAAQKRAQAAAAAKRRAKDNETNNEIDSDAINKTAKSDSETETTPSATTEKNAPENTVVDKRKAAMEAARKRAAARKKTNHEDGSDA; encoded by the coding sequence ATGAAGATAAGTTTGCTTAAATTTATCGCCAACATTTACCCTATGGCTAAACGAGGGTTATACCGTTTTAGTGGTGGTGTTTTCCCGCGCTACAACAAAAGTCTTTCAAAACAACATCCTGTACATAAAACTTTTATCCCTGATGAACTTATTCTGCCACTGCATCAACACGTAGGAGTTGAAACAGAACCTAAAGTACAAGTCGGAGACAAAGTTCTAAAAAACCAATGCCTTGCAGAAAGTAAAAAAGGTCTAAGTGCGCCTGTTCATGCACCCACTTCTGGTGAAATTATAGCTATAGAAAACCGTACGCTACCTCACCCTTCCGGTTTGAGCGGACTTTGTATCGTGCTAAAGCCTGACTTTAAAGACGAAGCTATTGATAACATTTTAAAAGTCGATGGCAATACGCCTGCTACTCCAAAAGAGCTTAAAGAAATCGTTTACCGTGCTGGTATCGTTGGAATGGGAGGCGCTGGTTTCCCCACTTTTGCCAAGATTCCTGATGAAAAAGGCAAAATCCATACGCTATTAGTCAATGGTGCCGAGTGTGAGCCATTTATCACTTGTGACGATATTCTGATGCAAACCAATCCAAAAGACATTATTCAGGGTGCCTTGATCGTTGCAGAGTCGCTCGGCTGTGAACGCATTATTTGTGGAATAGAAGACAATAAACCAGAAGCGATCGAATGCATGCAATCGGCCGTTGAAGAGCTTGACAACCCCAGCCTGGTAGAAATTCAACCTGTACCAACGGTTTACCCAATGGGTGGACAAAAACAGCTAACACAACAACTGACAGGCATAGAAGTTCCTGCACATGCTCATGCGGTGGATATCGGCTTATTAATGATGAATGTTGCTACTTTTGCCGCCATCCATCATGCGGTACGTCATGGTAAACCTTTAACTTCGCGCTATGTTACCGTTTCAGGTTTAGGGCTGAACCAGCCATACAATATAGAAGCACTTATCGGAACCTCTTTCGATGCTTTAGTTGAGCTCGCGGAACCAAAAGCAAAACTCGACTTCCCTCTTATTCAGGGAGGCCCAATGATGGGCTTTGAAATGCCCAATAATCATGTGCCTGTGATTAAAACCACTAACTGTATTCTAGCAAACCCACCAGAACCATCAGAAATGGTGATGCCTTGTATTCGCTGTGGTGAATGTATGGATGCCTGTCCAATCAATCTTCTGCCACAACAACTTTACTGGCATTCTCGCAGCCATGAGTTTGAAAAAGCAGAAAAACTCAACCTGTTTGATTGTATTGAATGTGGTTGTTGCAGCTTCGTTTGCCCAAGCCATATTCCACTTGTTCAGTACTATCGTTTTGCCAAAGGTGAAGTGAAAAAGAACAAGCAAGAAGCGTTTGCGACACAGCATGCTAAAGAACGCCATGAAGCGAAGTTAGCTCGTGAAGCACGCATCAAACAAGAGCGTGAAGCTAAGTTAAAAGCGAAAAAAGAAGCGGTTAAACGTAAAGCAGCATCTGAAACTGAACAGCCTGAAGAGAAAAAAGCACCATCTTCCGCAGCGGCAGCCGCCGCTCGTGCAGCTGCTGCCCGTAAAAAAGCGGCTCAAAAAAACACTACAACAGAAAACGAAATAGCCGAAACGTCACAAGAACAAACGCCTACATCTGCTCCAATGTCGGCTAGAGAAAAGGCCATCGCAGCAGCCAAAAAGCGTGCGCAAGCTGCTGCAAATAAACCTGAAAAAACGCAATCATCAGCGCCTTCAGAAACAAATACTGAAGCCGCACCTATATCTGCCAGAGAAAAAGCGATTGCAGCCGCCAAAAAACGTGCGCAATCCGCTGCTCAAAAAGCAAACAAAGAAGATGCCGTTGAAGCTGAAAGCCAGTCAAATAAAACCGAGCCAACAACTGATGCACCTGAAATAGATGCCAAAACACGTGCACGCCAAGCTGCGCAAAAACGAGCACAAGCAGCGGCAGCAGCAAAACGTCGTGCAAAAGATAACGAAACTAATAACGAAATTGATAGCGACGCGATAAATAAAACAGCTAAATCAGATAGTGAAACTGAAACAACACCGTCTGCTACAACAGAAAAAAATGCCCCTGAAAACACAGTCGTTGATAAACGCAAAGCAGCAATGGAAGCAGCACGAAAGCGTGCTGCTGCACGTAAAAAAACAAATCATGAAGACGGAAGTGATGCATGA
- a CDS encoding class I SAM-dependent methyltransferase, which produces MWDERYNTEEYIYGTEPNDFLKAHFHELPKGKILCLADGEGRNSVFLAENGYEVTAVDGSPFAVEKAKQLAEQRGVKVENIVADLGEFDLGESQWDGIVSIFCHLPPALRQRIHAQIPKALKPNGVFLLESYRPEQLEYKTGGPQVAEMTISLDNLNTEIQGLNFLMTQETVRDVTEGSLHTGMAAVTNFIAKK; this is translated from the coding sequence ATGTGGGATGAACGTTACAACACGGAAGAATATATCTACGGTACAGAGCCTAATGACTTTTTAAAGGCTCATTTCCATGAACTTCCTAAAGGAAAAATACTTTGTTTGGCTGATGGCGAAGGCCGTAATTCCGTTTTTCTTGCTGAAAATGGATATGAAGTTACCGCTGTGGATGGTTCACCTTTTGCGGTTGAAAAAGCTAAACAACTTGCCGAACAGCGGGGTGTAAAAGTAGAAAACATTGTTGCTGATTTAGGCGAATTTGATTTAGGTGAATCTCAATGGGATGGCATAGTATCCATCTTCTGTCATCTGCCACCAGCTTTACGCCAACGCATTCATGCACAGATTCCAAAAGCCTTAAAGCCAAATGGAGTATTTTTGTTGGAATCTTATCGTCCAGAGCAGCTTGAATATAAAACAGGTGGTCCGCAGGTTGCAGAAATGACCATCAGCCTAGATAATCTAAATACTGAAATCCAGGGCTTAAACTTTTTAATGACGCAGGAAACCGTAAGAGATGTCACAGAAGGCTCACTTCATACGGGTATGGCTGCGGTTACAAACTTCATTGCAAAGAAGTAG
- the rsxA gene encoding electron transport complex subunit RsxA gives MTEYFLILISTILVNNFVLVKFLGLCPFMGVSKKTDAAVGMGLATTFVMTLSSVLSYLINTYLLVPFHLEFLQTIGFILAIAAVVGFTEMAIHKTSPVLYQVLGIYIPLITTNCAVLGVALLNVGERHNFVESALYGFGAAVGFSLVMVLFASIRERVEYADVPKPFQGVPIALITAGLMSIAFMGFGGLVK, from the coding sequence ATGACAGAGTATTTTTTAATATTAATCAGTACCATATTAGTCAATAATTTCGTATTGGTTAAATTCCTAGGACTTTGCCCATTCATGGGGGTTTCCAAGAAAACCGATGCCGCGGTCGGCATGGGCTTGGCAACAACCTTTGTTATGACACTGTCTTCTGTCTTAAGCTATCTGATCAACACCTATCTATTGGTGCCGTTCCATTTAGAGTTTCTGCAAACCATCGGTTTTATCCTAGCGATTGCAGCAGTGGTCGGCTTTACCGAAATGGCTATTCATAAAACCAGCCCCGTGCTTTACCAAGTGCTTGGTATTTATATTCCGCTTATCACAACCAACTGTGCCGTATTGGGTGTTGCCCTATTGAATGTGGGCGAACGCCACAACTTTGTCGAATCTGCTCTTTACGGCTTTGGTGCCGCGGTCGGTTTTTCGTTGGTGATGGTATTGTTTGCCTCCATTCGTGAGCGTGTGGAATATGCCGATGTTCCTAAACCCTTCCAAGGGGTTCCAATTGCATTGATTACCGCCGGACTCATGTCCATTGCGTTTATGGGCTTTGGCGGCCTCGTCAAGTAA
- the rsxB gene encoding electron transport complex subunit RsxB, whose product MLSALLVFLGLALVFGLLLGYASIRFKVEGNPMADQIDNVLPQTQCGQCGFPGCRPYADALANDETEVNLCVPGGHEVMLQIAEITGREPKEMEEVPDVPEGKIIAVIDEDICIGCVHCIKACPVDAIVGATKLMHTVIESECTGCEKCIPVCPVDCIEMVPVEPTLQSWTWAEPDPTESAKPLIEKFS is encoded by the coding sequence ATGTTATCCGCACTTCTCGTTTTCTTAGGTTTGGCACTCGTTTTCGGTCTGCTACTCGGTTACGCCTCTATTCGATTCAAAGTCGAAGGCAACCCGATGGCTGATCAAATCGATAACGTTTTACCGCAAACGCAATGCGGACAATGTGGATTCCCAGGCTGTCGCCCTTATGCAGATGCACTTGCCAACGATGAAACAGAAGTTAACCTCTGCGTTCCTGGCGGGCACGAAGTCATGTTGCAAATCGCTGAAATCACTGGCCGTGAACCCAAAGAAATGGAAGAAGTTCCAGATGTCCCAGAAGGCAAAATCATTGCTGTTATCGACGAAGACATTTGTATTGGTTGCGTACACTGCATCAAGGCTTGCCCTGTTGATGCCATCGTCGGTGCGACCAAATTGATGCATACTGTTATTGAATCGGAATGTACAGGTTGCGAAAAATGTATACCGGTTTGCCCTGTTGACTGTATTGAAATGGTACCTGTCGAACCGACTTTGCAAAGTTGGACCTGGGCGGAACCCGACCCTACTGAAAGTGCAAAACCGTTAATAGAGAAGTTTTCATGA
- a CDS encoding electron transport complex subunit E yields MTDTTKPSKLAEYGKIARSGIWDNNQALVAMLGLCPLLAVTNNTVNGLGLGLATMAVLIVSNVLVSLIRNHVSPEIRIPIFIAIIASAVTIIDMMMDAYLHTLHGILGIFIPLIVTNCAILGRAEAFASKNTVDKSLVDAIFMGLGFTAVLVVLGAMREIIGNGTLFDQMNLMFGDAAKNLTLYMPSDFHPVLLAILPPGAFIGLGLLVALKNAIEQRKLEKKTNALGIQVAVNQS; encoded by the coding sequence ATGACTGACACAACCAAACCAAGCAAACTAGCAGAATACGGCAAAATTGCTCGTAGCGGTATTTGGGACAACAACCAAGCACTTGTTGCCATGCTGGGGCTTTGCCCACTCCTTGCTGTCACCAACAATACGGTAAACGGTTTAGGTCTTGGGCTTGCGACTATGGCTGTTTTAATCGTTTCTAACGTACTGGTTTCCCTAATTCGTAATCATGTTTCACCGGAAATCCGTATTCCCATATTCATTGCCATTATCGCGTCTGCCGTAACCATTATCGATATGATGATGGATGCTTACCTGCACACCCTACATGGTATTCTCGGTATCTTCATTCCTTTAATCGTAACCAATTGTGCCATCTTAGGGCGTGCAGAAGCCTTTGCGTCTAAAAATACGGTCGATAAATCGCTAGTGGACGCCATTTTTATGGGGCTAGGTTTTACGGCAGTATTGGTAGTGTTGGGCGCTATGCGTGAAATCATCGGTAACGGTACCCTTTTCGACCAAATGAACTTGATGTTTGGTGATGCTGCGAAAAACTTAACGCTTTATATGCCTTCTGATTTTCATCCTGTATTGCTTGCGATTCTTCCTCCTGGTGCCTTTATCGGTTTAGGGCTTTTGGTCGCGTTGAAAAACGCTATCGAACAAAGAAAGCTGGAAAAGAAAACCAATGCATTGGGTATTCAAGTAGCGGTCAATCAGTCCTAA
- the rsxG gene encoding electron transport complex subunit RsxG codes for MTDTKENLPENENAAPEKRSLIQQMLRSARVLSFYVILGVGLLLIVKLVTQEMIDDAEKSNKLAAFNEVLPASKYDNDPLKDTKQFTNEALLGSETPVTFYRARKDGKPVGVIFEAIAPDGYSGKIKILLGVFPDGRISGVRVLHHKETPGLGDKIELRKSNWILSFNGMKLRDDNAANWRVKKDGGIFDQFTGATITPRAVVKAVRKAMEFVNQKGDKLYD; via the coding sequence ATGACAGATACAAAAGAAAACTTGCCAGAAAACGAAAATGCCGCGCCTGAAAAGCGCTCGCTGATTCAACAAATGTTGCGTTCTGCTCGTGTACTGAGTTTTTATGTCATTTTAGGTGTCGGTTTACTATTGATTGTAAAACTTGTCACGCAAGAAATGATTGATGATGCCGAAAAATCAAATAAATTGGCGGCTTTCAACGAAGTACTTCCGGCTTCTAAATACGATAATGATCCATTAAAAGACACTAAGCAGTTTACTAACGAAGCTTTACTTGGTTCAGAAACACCAGTTACCTTCTACCGTGCACGCAAAGATGGCAAACCCGTCGGCGTTATCTTTGAAGCCATTGCACCTGATGGTTATAGCGGTAAAATTAAAATCCTACTCGGTGTTTTCCCTGATGGTCGTATTTCCGGTGTTCGTGTTTTACACCACAAAGAAACACCAGGGTTAGGTGATAAAATTGAACTCAGAAAATCCAATTGGATTCTTTCTTTTAATGGCATGAAATTACGTGATGACAATGCCGCTAACTGGCGCGTAAAAAAAGACGGCGGTATTTTCGACCAATTTACTGGTGCGACTATCACACCTCGTGCCGTAGTTAAAGCGGTGAGAAAAGCAATGGAATTCGTCAATCAGAAAGGAGACAAACTCTATGACTGA
- a CDS encoding RnfABCDGE type electron transport complex subunit D, giving the protein MSDNSLFNTATSPFTHDVVSVRKTMIQVQYAAFPALLAHIYFFGYGITIQWALAVITLLVVETALLKLRNRPVIPYLADLSGLITITGIVFCIPPEAPWWVVVTGVTFALVFGKHLYGGLGYNPFNPAMLGYAFLLISFPAQVTQWTLPAEVLGQHLSFMDSASIIFFGHTPNFGLDQITGATPLGEVKTALSTGVPVGATLNSHTFGKDAFPIGWGEVNLAFLLGGLWLLYKRTIRWQYPVGFLGALAAMAFIFHEIDPSTYAPVSYHLLSGGVMLAAFFIITDPVTSCTTPRGRLVYAIGIGIMVYIIRNWGAFPDGIAFGVLILNMFVPLIDQYTTPRVLGHKK; this is encoded by the coding sequence ATGAGCGATAACTCTTTATTTAATACCGCAACATCTCCTTTTACACACGACGTTGTTTCCGTGCGTAAAACCATGATTCAAGTGCAATATGCGGCCTTCCCTGCACTATTAGCGCATATATACTTCTTTGGCTATGGTATTACCATTCAGTGGGCATTAGCAGTCATTACCCTTTTGGTTGTTGAAACCGCTCTATTAAAACTACGCAATCGACCTGTAATTCCCTATCTTGCTGATTTAAGCGGATTGATTACGATTACAGGTATTGTCTTTTGTATTCCACCTGAAGCGCCTTGGTGGGTTGTGGTTACTGGCGTGACCTTTGCACTGGTATTCGGCAAACATCTGTACGGTGGTTTGGGTTACAACCCTTTTAACCCCGCTATGTTGGGCTATGCATTTCTATTGATTTCTTTCCCCGCGCAAGTAACTCAATGGACGCTTCCAGCAGAAGTATTAGGTCAACACCTCAGTTTTATGGATTCTGCTTCAATCATTTTCTTTGGTCATACGCCTAACTTTGGACTGGACCAAATCACCGGTGCAACCCCATTAGGTGAGGTCAAAACAGCTTTATCTACAGGCGTGCCCGTTGGAGCAACACTCAATAGTCATACTTTCGGTAAAGACGCTTTCCCTATTGGGTGGGGTGAAGTCAATCTAGCATTTTTATTAGGTGGTTTATGGTTACTCTATAAACGCACCATCCGCTGGCAGTACCCAGTTGGTTTCTTAGGCGCTTTAGCAGCCATGGCGTTTATTTTCCACGAAATCGACCCAAGCACCTACGCACCAGTCAGCTATCACCTATTATCAGGCGGCGTTATGCTAGCAGCCTTCTTTATCATTACCGACCCTGTAACCTCATGCACCACCCCTCGAGGCCGACTGGTTTACGCGATAGGCATCGGTATTATGGTGTATATCATTCGTAACTGGGGCGCTTTCCCGGATGGTATTGCCTTCGGGGTTTTAATTCTGAATATGTTTGTCCCTTTGATAGACCAATACACCACTCCACGCGTACTAGGACATAAAAAATAA
- the nth gene encoding endonuclease III: MNKQKRLEIFQRLSEAIPNPETELNYSNSFELLIAVILSAQATDKGVNIATAKLFPVANTPEAIYALGEDGLKEYIKTIGLFNSKAANIIKTCKMLIELHNSQIPENREDLEALPGVGRKTANVVLNTAFGHPTMAVDTHIFRVSNRTKLAPGKNVLEVEKNLLKFVPKEYLIPAHHLLILHGRYTCTARKPRCGACCIYDLCEYKDKTE, from the coding sequence ATGAACAAACAAAAGCGCCTTGAAATCTTCCAACGCCTGTCAGAAGCTATTCCCAACCCGGAAACCGAGCTGAACTACTCAAATTCTTTTGAGCTGCTCATAGCCGTTATACTCTCTGCGCAAGCAACGGATAAAGGCGTGAATATCGCAACGGCAAAACTCTTTCCTGTTGCTAACACACCGGAAGCTATTTATGCGCTTGGTGAGGATGGCCTAAAAGAATACATAAAAACCATCGGACTCTTTAACAGCAAAGCTGCCAATATCATCAAAACTTGCAAAATGTTGATAGAGCTACACAACTCACAGATTCCTGAAAACAGAGAAGATCTGGAAGCTCTACCCGGTGTTGGCCGTAAAACGGCCAATGTCGTATTAAATACTGCCTTTGGACACCCAACCATGGCGGTGGACACACATATTTTCCGTGTGTCTAACCGCACCAAACTTGCACCCGGTAAAAACGTATTAGAGGTAGAAAAAAACCTCCTAAAATTCGTCCCTAAGGAATATCTTATTCCAGCGCATCATTTACTGATCTTACATGGACGTTATACTTGTACCGCACGCAAGCCAAGATGTGGTGCTTGTTGTATTTATGATCTTTGCGAATACAAAGATAAAACAGAATAA
- the metG gene encoding methionine--tRNA ligase — MTKKASRKILITSALPYANGPIHLGHLVEYIQTDIWSRFQKMRGNECYYVCADDAHGTPIMLRAQTEGITPEELIARVSKEHQQDFAGFNIAFDHYHSTHSPENREFAGYIYEQLKEKGHISRKTITQFYDPEKQMFLPDRFIKGTCPKCKAEDQYGDNCEVCGATYSPTELINPTSVVSGATPVEKETEHLFFELEHFGDMLKDWTHKGHLQTQIANKLDEWFESGLRGWDISRDAPYFGFEIPGEKDKFFYVWLDAPVGYMASFKALCDKTGLNFDDFWKADSDAELYHFIGKDIIYFHALFWPAMLSGAGFRTPDAIFAHGFLTVDGQKMSKSRGTFIMAKTYLDHLNPEYLRYYFAAKLSSRIDDLDLNMEDFVQRVNSDLVGKVVNIASRCAGFVVKKFDGKLASNWGDDASKLYDTFIAQSENIASLYENREYGHAMREIMALADKANEYIDETAPWVLAKQEGKEAELHESVSVGINLFRVLLTYLTPVLPETAEKARGFLQLNELSWQAIEVPLMDHEIQKFKPLMTRVEMDAVEKMIEDSKQNMPSAQPQTEVSANSDIEPIAPEISFDDFAKLDFRIAKIVNAEAVPEANKLLKLTLDIGLGERQVFAGIKSAYQPEELVGKLTVMVANLAPRKMRFGMSEGMVLAAGPGGKDLFILNPDEGAQPGMRVK; from the coding sequence ATGACAAAAAAAGCAAGCCGAAAAATCCTGATTACAAGTGCACTTCCTTATGCAAATGGTCCAATACACCTAGGGCATTTGGTTGAATACATCCAAACCGACATTTGGTCTCGCTTTCAAAAAATGCGTGGCAACGAGTGTTACTATGTTTGTGCAGATGACGCACACGGCACGCCAATTATGTTGCGAGCTCAAACAGAAGGCATTACACCAGAAGAGCTTATCGCCCGCGTTTCTAAAGAACATCAACAGGATTTTGCAGGGTTTAACATTGCTTTCGATCATTATCACTCTACTCACTCACCAGAAAACCGTGAGTTTGCCGGCTACATTTATGAACAGTTAAAAGAAAAAGGTCATATTTCACGTAAAACAATTACCCAGTTTTATGACCCTGAAAAACAAATGTTCTTGCCTGATCGTTTTATCAAGGGTACTTGCCCTAAGTGTAAAGCTGAAGACCAGTATGGTGACAATTGTGAAGTCTGTGGTGCTACCTACAGCCCAACTGAACTGATAAACCCAACATCCGTGGTTTCTGGTGCAACGCCTGTTGAAAAAGAAACTGAACACTTATTCTTTGAGTTGGAACATTTCGGCGACATGTTAAAAGACTGGACTCATAAGGGACATTTGCAAACACAAATCGCTAACAAACTGGATGAGTGGTTTGAGTCAGGCTTACGTGGCTGGGATATTTCACGTGATGCCCCTTATTTTGGTTTTGAAATTCCTGGCGAAAAAGACAAATTCTTTTATGTGTGGCTAGATGCACCAGTCGGTTATATGGCAAGCTTCAAGGCATTGTGTGACAAGACAGGTCTAAACTTCGACGATTTCTGGAAAGCGGATAGTGATGCTGAGCTTTATCACTTTATCGGAAAAGACATCATCTACTTCCATGCCCTTTTCTGGCCTGCAATGTTATCTGGTGCAGGCTTTAGAACGCCTGACGCGATTTTCGCGCACGGATTCCTAACGGTTGATGGTCAGAAAATGTCCAAGTCTCGCGGTACATTCATTATGGCGAAGACTTATCTAGACCATCTAAACCCAGAATATTTACGCTACTACTTCGCTGCCAAGCTTAGCAGCCGCATTGATGATCTGGATTTGAACATGGAAGACTTCGTCCAGCGTGTCAACTCTGACCTAGTGGGTAAAGTCGTCAATATCGCCAGCCGCTGTGCAGGTTTCGTAGTGAAAAAGTTTGATGGCAAACTAGCATCAAACTGGGGTGACGACGCCAGCAAACTTTATGATACATTCATTGCCCAATCCGAAAACATTGCTTCTCTGTATGAAAACCGTGAATACGGGCATGCGATGCGTGAAATCATGGCTTTAGCTGATAAAGCCAACGAATACATTGATGAAACCGCACCTTGGGTACTGGCTAAACAAGAAGGTAAAGAAGCTGAGCTTCACGAATCCGTCAGTGTAGGTATCAACCTATTCCGCGTACTTCTAACTTACCTGACACCAGTTCTACCTGAAACAGCTGAAAAAGCACGTGGTTTTCTACAACTGAATGAACTAAGTTGGCAAGCGATTGAAGTCCCTTTAATGGACCATGAAATCCAGAAATTCAAACCACTAATGACTCGTGTTGAGATGGATGCAGTTGAAAAAATGATTGAAGATTCCAAACAAAATATGCCAAGCGCACAACCACAAACTGAAGTCAGTGCAAACTCAGATATCGAACCAATTGCGCCTGAAATCAGTTTTGATGATTTTGCAAAATTGGATTTCCGTATTGCCAAAATCGTCAATGCAGAAGCCGTACCCGAAGCAAATAAGTTATTGAAACTAACACTTGATATTGGCCTAGGTGAACGTCAAGTATTTGCAGGTATAAAGTCTGCCTACCAACCTGAAGAGTTGGTTGGCAAATTAACAGTAATGGTGGCGAACCTTGCGCCAAGAAAAATGCGCTTCGGCATGTCTGAAGGCATGGTACTGGCCGCAGGACCAGGTGGTAAAGATCTATTTATTCTTAACCCTGATGAGGGCGCCCAACCAGGTATGCGCGTAAAATAA
- a CDS encoding STAS domain-containing protein, translated as MGVKTQVNDGVVNIYIKGNFDISCYDDFNKTLNEHLDSASKFVINLSETTYMDSSALGMLLLLREKTGGNPNKVEFSHVTPEVMNILKVAKFDQLFTIV; from the coding sequence ATGGGTGTAAAGACACAAGTGAATGATGGTGTAGTGAATATCTACATTAAAGGGAATTTTGATATCAGTTGTTATGATGACTTCAACAAGACGTTGAATGAGCACTTGGATTCGGCATCTAAATTTGTTATTAACTTGTCAGAAACCACTTATATGGATAGTTCTGCACTAGGTATGCTTTTGTTACTTAGAGAGAAAACGGGTGGAAATCCTAATAAAGTTGAGTTCTCGCATGTAACCCCTGAAGTGATGAATATACTGAAGGTGGCAAAATTTGATCAATTATTCACAATTGTTTGA